One Fibrobacter sp. UBA4297 genomic region harbors:
- a CDS encoding acyltransferase family protein: protein MKRIEFIDVAKFLAMILVVFTHGIKECNFVALVFSFHLPVFFVLNGMTLKVENQTFGDFLVKKLKRYIIPMFGLGFLCVLFELLIKWLLNLPIPEHFIIKSIANLINQIRTFAIWFLPALFFTDIILFGFHRLSKGRLSIMGILSLLVLGIGIIFNLNHNVPLVWNFDAALFGTIFTYTGFAFRHKKLSGLYNFLTKKRLWAFLIGTALMTATYFISQYVYTNTHFHLEMFFRIYKPYYIMIPNAIIGSIGFILICRGITNPILAKPVEMNLALLPFHQVLAFPIFRSILFPEWWAKVHMLPASDFQYILFATTMTLFSIALIAVIHFAIKYSPFSIIVNQPLASFYHRKKRLQA from the coding sequence ATGAAAAGAATTGAATTCATCGATGTCGCCAAGTTCCTTGCCATGATTTTAGTCGTGTTCACGCATGGAATCAAGGAATGCAACTTTGTCGCTCTTGTTTTTTCTTTCCATCTGCCCGTATTCTTTGTCTTAAACGGCATGACCCTAAAGGTCGAAAACCAGACCTTCGGCGATTTCCTTGTAAAGAAGCTCAAGCGTTATATCATTCCCATGTTCGGGCTCGGTTTTCTCTGCGTTCTTTTCGAACTGCTTATCAAGTGGTTGTTAAACCTCCCAATTCCCGAGCACTTTATAATAAAGAGCATCGCAAACCTCATCAATCAAATCAGGACTTTCGCCATCTGGTTTTTGCCGGCATTGTTCTTTACCGACATCATTCTCTTTGGATTCCATCGGCTTTCCAAGGGCAGGCTTTCTATAATGGGAATCCTTTCGCTCTTGGTGCTTGGCATTGGAATCATTTTCAACCTGAATCATAACGTTCCACTTGTCTGGAATTTTGATGCCGCTTTATTCGGAACAATTTTCACTTATACAGGATTCGCATTCCGCCACAAGAAACTTTCGGGATTATACAACTTTCTCACTAAGAAGCGCCTGTGGGCATTCCTTATCGGAACAGCCCTGATGACAGCTACTTATTTTATCAGCCAATACGTTTATACGAACACCCATTTTCATCTGGAAATGTTCTTCCGCATTTACAAGCCATACTATATAATGATACCCAACGCGATCATCGGCTCTATCGGGTTCATCCTCATCTGTCGCGGAATCACCAACCCGATTCTAGCAAAACCGGTCGAAATGAATCTCGCTCTGCTGCCGTTTCACCAAGTTTTAGCATTCCCAATTTTTAGATCTATACTTTTTCCCGAATGGTGGGCAAAAGTCCATATGTTACCAGCAAGCGATTTTCAATATATTCTCTTCGCTACCACGATGACTTTATTCTCTATCGCACTAATTGCGGTCATTCACTTTGCAATAAAGTATTCCCCGTTCAGCATCATTGTCAACCAGCCGTTGGCTAGTTTTTATCACAGAAAAAAACGCTTACAAGCTTAA